In Bombus fervidus isolate BK054 chromosome 11, iyBomFerv1, whole genome shotgun sequence, a single genomic region encodes these proteins:
- the LOC139992389 gene encoding NADH dehydrogenase [ubiquinone] 1 alpha subcomplex subunit 5-like, giving the protein MSGLLKKSTNLTGLAVSVNPRVELRTLYDRILRLANLMPQDYIYKKSIESLVKERTDIILQNESVPDIEEKINQVQVEELIIHAKNEINLMRDMLDYKPWESLMEKSPPHQWTWPPHK; this is encoded by the exons ATGTCAGGATTATTGAAAAAG TCGACGAACTTGACTGGACTCGCTGTATCTGTGAATCCTCGTGTGGAACTTCGTACATTGTATGATAGAATTTTACGGCTCGCGAATCTGATGCCACAGGACTACATTTACAAGAAATCTATAGAAAGTTTGGTTAAGGAAAGGaccgatattatattacag AATGAAAGCGTTCCTGATATAGAGGAAAAGATAAACCAGGTCCAAGTAGAGGAACTAATAATTCACGCAAAGAACGAAATCAACTTGATGCGTGATATGCTCGACTACAAGCCATGGGAGAGCTTGATGGAAAAATCTCCACCTCATCAGTGGACTTGGCCCCctcacaaataa
- the LOC139992087 gene encoding small ribosomal subunit protein uS7 gives MSLQDYIAVKDRNGKYRPRSAGRYAAKRFRKAQCPIVERLTNSLMMHGRNNGKKLMAVRIVKHAFEIIHLLTGDNPLQVLVTAIINSGPREDSTRIGRAGTVRRQAVDVSPLRRVNQAIWLLCTGAREAAFRNIKTIAECLADELINAAKGSSNSYAIKKKDELERVAKSNR, from the exons ATGTCGTTACAAGACTATATCGCTGTAAAAGacagaaatggaaaatatcgaCCACGTTCTGCTGGACGTTATGCTGCAAAACGATTTAGAAAAGCTCAATGTCCCATAGTTGAGCGTTTAACTAATTCTCTAATGATGCACGGAAGAAACAATGGAAAAAAGTTAATGGCAGTGAGAATTGTAAAACATGcctttgaaataattcacCTGCTAACGGGTGATAATCCTTTACag gttctTGTGACGGCTATCATTAACTCTGGACCAAGAGAAGATTCTACGCGTATTGGTCGTGCTGGTACGGTTAGAAGACAAGCGGTGGATGTTTCTCCGCTACGACGAGTAAATCAAGCCATATGGTTATTATGTACCGGTGCTAGGGAAGCCGCGTTCCGGAATATTAAGACGATTGCCGAATGTTTGGCGGATGAACTCATCAATGCTGCCAAAGGTTCGTCTAATTCTTACGCGAtcaagaagaaagacgaaCTCGAACGTGTTGCTAAATCAAATCGATAA